CGCCACGGATAAGCGGTATCGGCGTTGAACAAGGTCAGCTTGCTGCGCTTGCCGGAGACCGGGCTATGATAAACGGCGATGCCGGCACTGTCCGGGCCGCGATCGGTCATGCCGATCAGCATGGTTTCGAGATGTTTGCCGAGTGCCGGCTTCAACGCCGGATTCTTGAGGAAAAGGCCAACGATACCGCACATGGCGCGTACCTCCCTTGGGGCTTAAACGAAGATTGACCAAAGATAGCCTGCCCTGCTCCCTGTCAAGAATAATGAAACTTTTTACGACAGGAAACTCTATTCCTGCGGCGACCGGCACTAATCGTTGTCGCGGGCATAGGTGATGATGGACAGGAACCGGATCGGCAGCTTGATCAGTTGTTCCGGCCCATGGGGCACGTCCGAGTCGAAATAGAGGCTGTCGCCGGGATGCATATGATAGAGCTTGTCGCCGTGTCGATAGCCGACTTCGCCTTGTAAAATATAGAGAAACTCGACCCCATCATGCTGGAAGATGGGAAACACATCGGAGTTCTCGGTGAGCGTCACCAGGTAGGGCTCGACCGCGAGGCCGCGACTGAAACCATGGCCGAGCAGCTGGTACTGGTGACCGGCGCGGGTCCCGCGGCGCTCGATGGGGAGGCCTTGCCCCGCTGAAACGAAGGTCGCGGACCGTTCTTCCTCGAAACCACGGAAAAACGAGGTCACCGGGACCTGAAGGGCCTTTGAAAGTTCATGCAAGGTGGCAAGCGACGGGGAAGTCTGGCCATTCTCGATCTTCGAGAGCATGCCCGCCGACATGCCGGACGCGACCGACAATTGGGCGACCGTCATGTTGAGTTGATGACGGAAATTGCGCACTTCGCGGCCGATCGCCGCTTCCAGTGAACGACCCTTGTCGCTGACGTGATGCGGATCCTGCTGCAGGTCGGCAGCTTGCTTGGTCTGCTTGGCTGTGAGTTTGTCGGGGGCACCCGCCATGGACGTGGTCGAGCGGCCCTGGCGGGCCGCAGCCTTCACCAGATTGCCCGGCTTCTTGTTGTCCTTGTCGCGGCTGCTGGTGCGCTCACGCGCCATGACCCTGTCCCACTGAATATTGTCCTGCGACCGACTCAATTGGTCGATGGCGGAGCATAGCGACAGATTGCAGCCGCGTCATGCCTCCTTAAGTCGCGGCCATCGTCAGGCCGCCTGGCGATCCTGGCGCGGACTGACGCTGAATTGCCGGCGATAGGCCTTGGCGAAATGGGAAAGTGAGACAAAACCGCAGGCAATGGCAATCTCGGCCACGCTGAGTTCGGTCTGGCGCAACATGCGACGTGCCCGCTGCAACCTGAGCTGGGCATGGAACTTGGCCGGTGTGCAGCCGAGATAGCGCTTCGACAGGCGCTCCAGCTGGCGCTGGCTGACACCCAGTTCATGGGCGAGTTTCGCCGGCGATACAGGCTCCTCGACAGTCGCTTCCATGCGCTGGACCGCGCGTTGCACCACCGTGTTGCGCACCGCGGCCCCCAGCAGCACCTGGCGCTGCCCCTCGGTCGCCCCGCGAATGCCGCCATGGAGGAACTGGTCGGCAATCTGGCGCGCCAGTTCGCGGCCATGATGGCACTGGATCAGTTCCAGCATCATGTCGAGCGCCGCCGTCGCCCCGGCACAGGTCAGAATCCGGCCATCGACGACGAAGAGATCATTGAGCAGCTCGACATCGGGAAAAGCTTCGCGGAAGGAATCTGCATAGTCCCAATGCACCGTGCAGCGCCGCCCCGTGAGCAGACCAGCCCGCGCCAGCACGAAGCTGCCGGTGCTGACCGCGGCCAAAGCGAGCCCCGCCCGGTGCAGGCGACGAGCTGCCGCTTCGACGGCCATGAACCGCTTGGCCTCGGCATGGGTCGCAGCGCAAATGATCGCCATGTCGAAATCGGCCGGATCAAGCTCGCTCACCGGCTTGGCCGCGACCTCGATGCCGCTGTTCGATTCCACACCACCGGTCCCGGTCCCGAACAGGGCCCATTGATAGAGCTTGCGCCCCGACATGCGGTTGGCAGCCCGCGCCGGCTCGATGGCCGAGGCGAAGGACATCAAGGCAAAGCCGGGGACCAGAATGATGGCGAGGCGAAAGGGTGCGGCCCCGATGGTGCGGGCCGCTGCGAAATCTGCGATCTCGCGCTCGTTCATGACTCCAGGTCTTGAAGCGCGGTAAGGCCCACCGGCCTGATATCGAACTCCTTGCCGGCATCCATCAGGCAGGACCAGAGATATTCGGCCGAGGCAATGTCGGCCAGCACATGATAGGCCGCATGCACGCGGCCATCCTTCCCCTTGCGGTCGGCGCGGATGATGATGGCGCTCATCTTGGCGAGCGATGTCTGGGCGATCGAACCATCCGCAAACCGGTCGCGCCTGAGATCGACGCCGCACATCTTCGAGAACATTTCCGGCGCGAACTCGCCAGCGAGCATGAACCAGCCATGGCTGTCCTGGCGGGGCAGCGGATAGCCCTGTTGTGGCCGGGGCGCTGCCTCGGCCCAGCCCCACGCCGCGTTCAACCGCGCCATCAGGGCGCCGGTCCCGGCGAGAGAATCCAGCAGGAAGATTTCCGTCGGCGCCAGGCGCGCTGCCGATTCGCCACCGGCTTGCGCGTACGCCTTGTTGCTGTCCGGCCCGATATTGAGGCCCTGGGCGGCCAGCCATTCCGCCGTGCCTTTGCCCTTGAAGCCGCAATGCGGCATGACGGAAAGATCGGCCAAGGCAAGCCTGCGCGCAGATGCCAGCTCGGCCTCGCGCGTGCCGCCAAAACTGAGCGGGACCGCACCGCCATTGATCTCGCCGAATTCTGCGCCCAAGGCCGCGAGATCGCGATAGATGAAGCTGCGGCGCTTGAGGCTGGCAGGATTGATATTGCTCATCTCACATCTCCTGCCGCTTGTTCTCTGGATCGTAGAATGGATATTTCGTCACCACACCGGTGATGCGCTTGCCGCCATCGACCTTGATGGTGAATTCCTTGCCCGGTTCGGCATCGTCGCCATGCACATAGGCAAGACCCACCACCTTGCCAAGGCTGGGCGAATGCACCGCCGAGGTGACGCGCCCCACGATCTCCTCACCCTTCAGCACCAGATGGCACTCCTCGGGGCAAGGATCCGTGGCATTCTTCAAGGTGAAGCCGACCAGCTTCCGCACCAGTCTGGTCTTGGCGAGGATCTCGGTCGAGCGTCCGCCGACGAAGAACGGCTTTGTCTTGGCAAGCGCCCAAGGCATGTCCGCTTCCCAGACGCTGGTGAGGCCGTCGGTGTCCTGGCTGACGATGATATGGCCTTTTTCCAGTCGCAGCACACGCTGCGCTTCGACACCGAAGGGCTTGATGCCTTCCGGCTTGCCGGCTTCCAGCAGCGCATCCCACAGCGCCTCGCCATAGCCTGCCGGCACATGGATTTCATAGCCCAGTTCGCCGACAAAACCGACGCGCATCAGACGCGCAGGAATCCCCGCTACCGTGCCCAACTTCACGCCCATGTATGGGAAGGCTTCCGGTGAGAGGTCGATATCCGTGCAGACCTTCTGCAGGACAGCGCGCGATTTCGGCCCGGCGATGTTGACACCGCAGAGGGCCGCCGTGACGTTGGCAACATCGACATCGAGACGCCATTGCGCATTCCAGAACAGCATCTGGCGGTAGACCACATCGACGCCGCTGGTGGTCGCCGTCACGTAGAAGTGCTCGTCATGGAACCGGCAGGCGACGCCATCATCGGTGATGACGCCGGCATTGTCGGTCATCAGCACATAGCGCGAGCGACCGATCGGCTGCTTGGTGTAGCTGAACGTGTACATGCGGTTGAGGAATTCGGCGGCATCCGGCCCGCGCACATCGAGCCCACCCAGGGTCGAGACGTCGATGAGGCCGACATTCTCGCGCACCGACTTTACCTCGGCGGCAATCGCCTTGCTGCGCTCGGACTTCGTGCCGTAATAGGCAGGCCGCCACCAGACACCCGCCGGCATCATCTGGGCACCCAGCTCCAGATGCCGGTGATGCATCGCCGTGCGGCGTTCCGGATCGAACACGCGGCCGGCGAGATGGCCGAATTTTTCAGGCGTGTAAGGCGGCCGCTGCGTGGTGACGTTCATGTTGGCGATGTCGGTGCCCGTCTCGCGCGAGACCACACGCACCGAGGTCACGGCCGAATGACGCCCCTGGCTCGGCCCCATGCCGACAGTCGAATAGCGCTTCAGCAATTCGACATTGTCATAGCCGTCGGCGATGCCGTTGATGAGGTCGTGATATTTGAGATCCTCGTCGAAATCGACGAAATCGAAGCCACGCGCATGCGGGAAAATCGGCCAGGGATGTGTGCGGCCGATATGGCCACGCTCGGTTGGTGCGGTGGGAACTGCACCGACATCGCAGCCGGCATCCCTGGCAGCCGCCAAGCCAGCGCGCTTGCCATCGGCGACCACGGCATCAAGGTCATAGACATTGTTGACCGAACCAGCAGCCTGCACATTCGCCGGCAGGCCCACCGGCTGGAACATATGCGACTCCCGGCAATAGCCGAACTTCGCCCCGGCATGGTGCAGCAACTGCCCCGCCGGGCTGAACCCCACGGACATGAGGATGAGATCGCAGGGCGCTGTGAATCCGCCGGCGCCCAAGGTGCCTTCTCCCGATACCGGCGCCAGCACGGCCCCGGAGATATGGGTCTTCTGCGCATAGAGCGCTTCCGAGATGCCGTACCCGACATGGATCGCCACACCGCGCGCCTTGACCGCCGCCACCAGCGGCGAATTCGACAACGCCGGCCGCAGATCGGCAATCGCATTCACGGCGACACCCGCCTCGATGAGGTCGAGCGCTGCGCCATAGGCATCGTCATTGGCGGCAAGGATCACGGCACTGCGGCCGGGTCGCACGCCATAGAGCCGGATGAGGCGCTGCGCGGCACTCGCCATCATCACGCCCGGCAGATCATTGTTGCGGAAGACGGCCGGTTGCTCGATCGAGCCGGTGGCGACGACGATCGACTTCGCACGCAGCTTGTAGAAGCGGTTGCCCTTGATCACCGGAATCCAATTGTCGGAAAAGACGCCGGAGCAGATAGCCCCTGTCATGACGGTGAGGTTCTTGATGCCCTCGACCGACATCTCCTTGAGCAGCGAGGGCGCCCGCGTGCCCTCGGCATCGAAGCGCGCATAACCCAACGACCCGCCAACCGCTGCATTCTCCTCGATGAGGATCACCTCGGCACCCGCTTCCGCCGCGGCGCGTGCCGCCGCCAAGCCGGCTGGCCCGCCGCCGATCACTGCTACATCGGCGAACAGATACTGCTTGTCGTAATAGCTTTCGTGGAAATCCGCCGTGGGATCGATGGCACCCAATCCCGTCATGGCGCGCACGATTGGTTCCCAGAATTTCCAGGAATTCCGCTTCTCGTTGAACGTCTTGTAATAGAAGCCGACGGGCAGGAAACGGTGCACCAGTTCCACCACGCGCGCCATGTCGCTGTCGAAGGAGCCGAAATAGTTCTGTGCCTTCACCTTCAAGCCATTGGCCGCCGGGTACTTGTCGGCAAGGCAATTGGGTTCCTGCGGCAACTGCACCAGCGTGTTGGCATCCTGCCCCGCCATGGTCAGCACGCCGCGCGGCCGGTGATATTTGAACGAGCGCGAGATCATCCACTGATCGTTGGCGCACAAGGCCGAGGCGATCGTGTCGCCCTTGTAGGCGGTGATGGTCCGACCCTCGAAATCGAAACTGACCGATTCAGTCCGGTCGATCAGGCGCCCGAAGGGTGCGGGCAGGCGATTGATGTCGCTCATTTCTTGACCTCTGCCGCTTTCGGCGCAAATTCCACGCGGGCGTTGAACACATCACCTGCCGGATAGGTCTTCAGAATCTCGTCGGTGACGGTATTTCGTTCGGCAATGAACCAGAACGAGGTCGGCACATGGCACCACCATTCGCGCACGACACCGGCCTCGTTGTTCTCCAGGAACAGCCAATCGGCCCAGACCTTGTCATCGACGCTGGCGGGATCGGGCATCGGTTTCACCTCGCCGCCCCAGGCGAATTCGCTGATGTTGCGTGGGCCGTTCAAGGGGCAATTCATGACTTTCATTTCATCTCTCCCCTCAATGGCCGACCGAGGCCGCACCTTTTTCACCGACCTGCGCATAGTCGACGAAACGGTCGAGATAGAACGGCTTGATGAGATCATGCGGACTGTCATGGGCGATCGTGTGCGCCATGGTCATGCCGCAGACCGGCGTCGCCTTGAAGCCCCAGGTGCCCCAGCCGCTGTCGATGTAATAGTTCTTCACCGGGGTGAGGCCCATGATCGGGCTGAAATCCGGCGTCATGTCGGTCATCCCCGCCCATTGCCGCATCACCTTCACCTCGCCCAGCATGGGGAGCAGTTCCAGCATGTGGCCGAGCAGCCCTTCCTTGAAATCGAGCGTCGAACGCGTGTTGTAGAGACCGTAAGGGTCGGTCGAGCCGCCCATCACCAGTTCACCGCGCGCCGACTGCGAGCTTTGGCTGACGTAGATGTGCAGCGAACCCGAGACGATGATCGGATCGAGGAAGGGTTTGACTGCCTCGGACACGCAGGCCTGCAGCGGAATGGTTTTGATGGGCAGGCGGAAGCCCGCCATCTTGGCGACCACCGAGGTGTTGCCGGCCACCGCCTGCATCACCCGGTTGGCATAGACGGTACCGCGCGAGGTCTCGACGCCCTTCACCGTGCCGTTCTCGATGATGAGACCGTTGACCGCCGTCTGCTGGTGGATCTCGACACCCATCTTGGCGGCACCCCGCGCATAGGCCCAGGCCACGGCATCGTGCCGCGCGATCGATCCCGGCGGATGAAAGAGCGCCCCCATGATGGGATAGCGCACATGGTCCGACATGTTGAGATGCGGGCAGAGCTTGGCGATCTGGTCGGGATAGATGAGCTCCGAATCGACGCCCAACTGCTTGTTCACCTCGGCGCGCCAGCGGCTGGTGCGCATGGCGGCATCGGTATGCGCCAGCGTGAAATGGCCGCGCTCCGAATAGAGGGATATTGAAATCCAGTTCCTGGCTGAACTCGCGGTAGAGCTTCAGCGACTGCTCGTAGAAGCGGACCCCCTCCGGCGTCAGGTAGTTGGAGCGGATGATGGCGGTGTTGCGCGCCGTATTGCCACCGGCCAGATAACCGCGCTCCAGCACGCAGACATTGGTGATGCCATGGGTCTTGGCGAGGTAATAGGCGCAGGCCAGGGCATGGCCGCCACCGCCGATGATCACCACGTCATACGACTTCTTGAGATCCTGGGCCTTGGGGATGAACCGCACGGCCGGATATTTGCCGCTGAGGCCATAGCGCAGGATCTTGAGGGGAAAGAAAGCTGGCAGCATGGGTAAGGCCTCGCCTGAATCCGTCTTGATGGCGGCAAGGCTATCTCAGCCGATTTTGCGCCATTGTCAATTATCGACAGACGATGACGCAAAACCGGCAGGGCGATTTTGCGTCGAGGGGCCCCTCACCCCAACCCCTCTCCTCGCAAGCGGGGCGAGTGGCTTTAGGCGAACTCGGTCGGGACTCCCTCGGCCCGTTCTTACGGGGAGAGGGTCGGGGTGAGGGGCGCTTGTTAGCGCTCGTTACGGCAGCGCCGTCGCGGCGCTCTCCCGCGCCCGGTCGAGCAGCCAGTTGCGCAAAAGCGTGGTGGCCGTGCGCGGCCTGGCGCCGATCGGCTCAACCAGATGGAAGGCAAAATCGGTCACCATCACCTCTTCCACGGGGCGCACCAGCCTGCCGTCATGGAGAAATTCGTCGACAAAATAGCGCCAGCCAAGGCCAATTCCCTCGCCGGCGACCGCCGCCTGCACCAACAGAGGATAGCTGTTGAAGCGGATGCGCGCTGCCGGCAGCTTGGGCTTTTCGGGCAGCCCATGCGACCAGTCTTCCCAATTGAGCCAGCGCGGATCGGCCGATTCATACTCCAGGAGCGGCATGGCGCGAAAATCATCGAGGCTCAGCGGCAGCTTCTTGCCCTTGAGCAGGGCAGGTGCTGCCACCGGGAACATCTCGCCCCCGAACAGGCGGGTGGCATTGACCGCCGGCCAATGGCCGTCGCCATAGCGTATCGCCATGTCGATACGTTCTTCGGCAAGATCGCCCAAGGCATCCGAGGCCACCAGGCGCAGATCGATGTTGGGATTTGCGGAACGGAAGCCAGGCAGGCGCGGCATCAGCCAGAAGGTGGAAAAGCCCAGGGTGGCGCCGATGGTGACATTGCGCCGTCCCTGCTGCTGGCGCAGCGTGGTCGCCGTATCCGAGATCGAGGTAAGGCCCGCCGTCACGGATCGATAGAGAATGTCCCCTTCGGGCGTCAGGCGCATGCCGCGGCGTGAGCGGGAGAACAGCAGCACGCCGAGATCGGATTCCAGCTGCTGGATCTGCCGGCTGATGGCGGCCTGGGTGAGGCTGAGTTCCCGGCCGGCCGCGGTGAAACTCTCCAACCTGCCCGCCGCCTCGAAGGCGACCAGGGAATTCAACGGCGGCAAGGAGCGACGGAGCGACGGACGAGCCATGATGAACCGCGATGACCTATGATCTGTGGTTACTGCGGCATAGGGGCGCCGCATGAAGCCTGTACCCATCTATTACATGACTTCATGCCGGGATCACACAAGTACGGATTTACATTGCAGGAGTGAAACCGGACACTCCGGCCATTCGTCAGCCAGGAGCCAGCCGTGCAACCCCGCCTAGATTCGACCCGCCTGCCCTTTGATCCAGCAGCACTCGAGCGCGTGTTGCAGCCTATCGAAACGGCGCGCGGCCTGCCCAACGAAGCCTATGTCAGCGATGCCTTTCGCGAGTGGGAACGCGACCGGGTCATCGCCAAGACCTGGTTCTGCATCGGCTTCGGGCGCGACGTGGCCAGTCCCGGCGATGCCTTCCCGACTGATGTCCTTGGTCTGCCTGTTCTTATGGTGCGGCGCCAGGATGGCGGCATCGGTGTCTTTCACAATGTCTGTTCGCATCGCGGCGCGCAGCTGGTGAACGAACCCTGCAATGTCAGCCGGCGCCTGCGCTGTCCCTACCATGCCTGGGTCTACGATCTTGAAGGCCGTCTGATCGGGACGCCGCATATCGGCGGTCCGCGCACCAGCGAGGTTCCCGGATTCGACAAGAGTGAACACGGGTTGAAGCCGGTCCGCAGCGAGATCTTCTGGGACATGGTGTTCGTCAATATGAGCGGCGATGCCGAGCCGTTCGAAACCTTCATCAAGCCGCTCAAGGATCGCTGGGCCGATTTCGACATGAGCCGGATCCGCCATCCTGGCCCGGTCGGTAGTCTGAAGCTCACCGTCAACTGCAACTGGAAGCTCGCCGTCGAGAATTATTGCGAGGCCTATCACCTGCCGTCGATCCATCCCGGCCTCAACTCCTATTCCAAGCTGGAGGATCATTACAATATCGAGGCGGAGGATCATTTCTCCGGTCAGGGCAGCCATGCCTATACGCCGTTGCTGGTGAAGGACGGCCCCAATCTGCCCGCAATTCCCGGACCTGCCCGCACGCTGGGACAAGGCTGCGGAATATGCCTCGCTTTATCCCAATGTCCTGCTCGGCATCCACCGCGACCACTATTACGCCATCCGCCTGGAGCCGCTCGCGACGGGCCAGACGCGCGAGCATCTGGAGATCTATTACATCGACGATGCCTCGGCC
This Rhodospirillaceae bacterium DNA region includes the following protein-coding sequences:
- a CDS encoding helix-turn-helix transcriptional regulator — translated: MARERTSSRDKDNKKPGNLVKAAARQGRSTTSMAGAPDKLTAKQTKQAADLQQDPHHVSDKGRSLEAAIGREVRNFRHQLNMTVAQLSVASGMSAGMLSKIENGQTSPSLATLHELSKALQVPVTSFFRGFEEERSATFVSAGQGLPIERRGTRAGHQYQLLGHGFSRGLAVEPYLVTLTENSDVFPIFQHDGVEFLYILQGEVGYRHGDKLYHMHPGDSLYFDSDVPHGPEQLIKLPIRFLSIITYARDND
- a CDS encoding GlxA family transcriptional regulator gives rise to the protein MNEREIADFAAARTIGAAPFRLAIILVPGFALMSFASAIEPARAANRMSGRKLYQWALFGTGTGGVESNSGIEVAAKPVSELDPADFDMAIICAATHAEAKRFMAVEAAARRLHRAGLALAAVSTGSFVLARAGLLTGRRCTVHWDYADSFREAFPDVELLNDLFVVDGRILTCAGATAALDMMLELIQCHHGRELARQIADQFLHGGIRGATEGQRQVLLGAAVRNTVVQRAVQRMEATVEEPVSPAKLAHELGVSQRQLERLSKRYLGCTPAKFHAQLRLQRARRMLRQTELSVAEIAIACGFVSLSHFAKAYRRQFSVSPRQDRQAA
- a CDS encoding sarcosine oxidase, which codes for MSNINPASLKRRSFIYRDLAALGAEFGEINGGAVPLSFGGTREAELASARRLALADLSVMPHCGFKGKGTAEWLAAQGLNIGPDSNKAYAQAGGESAARLAPTEIFLLDSLAGTGALMARLNAAWGWAEAAPRPQQGYPLPRQDSHGWFMLAGEFAPEMFSKMCGVDLRRDRFADGSIAQTSLAKMSAIIIRADRKGKDGRVHAAYHVLADIASAEYLWSCLMDAGKEFDIRPVGLTALQDLES
- a CDS encoding (2Fe-2S)-binding protein, which gives rise to MSDINRLPAPFGRLIDRTESVSFDFEGRTITAYKGDTIASALCANDQWMISRSFKYHRPRGVLTMAGQDANTLVQLPQEPNCLADKYPAANGLKVKAQNYFGSFDSDMARVVELVHRFLPVGFYYKTFNEKRNSWKFWEPIVRAMTGLGAIDPTADFHESYYDKQYLFADVAVIGGGPAGLAAARAAAEAGAEVILIEENAAVGGSLGYARFDAEGTRAPSLLKEMSVEGIKNLTVMTGAICSGVFSDNWIPVIKGNRFYKLRAKSIVVATGSIEQPAVFRNNDLPGVMMASAAQRLIRLYGVRPGRSAVILAANDDAYGAALDLIEAGVAVNAIADLRPALSNSPLVAAVKARGVAIHVGYGISEALYAQKTHISGAVLAPVSGEGTLGAGGFTAPCDLILMSVGFSPAGQLLHHAGAKFGYCRESHMFQPVGLPANVQAAGSVNNVYDLDAVVADGKRAGLAAARDAGCDVGAVPTAPTERGHIGRTHPWPIFPHARGFDFVDFDEDLKYHDLINGIADGYDNVELLKRYSTVGMGPSQGRHSAVTSVRVVSRETGTDIANMNVTTQRPPYTPEKFGHLAGRVFDPERRTAMHHRHLELGAQMMPAGVWWRPAYYGTKSERSKAIAAEVKSVRENVGLIDVSTLGGLDVRGPDAAEFLNRMYTFSYTKQPIGRSRYVLMTDNAGVITDDGVACRFHDEHFYVTATTSGVDVVYRQMLFWNAQWRLDVDVANVTAALCGVNIAGPKSRAVLQKVCTDIDLSPEAFPYMGVKLGTVAGIPARLMRVGFVGELGYEIHVPAGYGEALWDALLEAGKPEGIKPFGVEAQRVLRLEKGHIIVSQDTDGLTSVWEADMPWALAKTKPFFVGGRSTEILAKTRLVRKLVGFTLKNATDPCPEECHLVLKGEEIVGRVTSAVHSPSLGKVVGLAYVHGDDAEPGKEFTIKVDGGKRITGVVTKYPFYDPENKRQEM
- a CDS encoding sarcosine oxidase subunit delta, which codes for MKVMNCPLNGPRNISEFAWGGEVKPMPDPASVDDKVWADWLFLENNEAGVVREWWCHVPTSFWFIAERNTVTDEILKTYPAGDVFNARVEFAPKAAEVKK
- a CDS encoding LysR family transcriptional regulator; translation: MARPSLRRSLPPLNSLVAFEAAGRLESFTAAGRELSLTQAAISRQIQQLESDLGVLLFSRSRRGMRLTPEGDILYRSVTAGLTSISDTATTLRQQQGRRNVTIGATLGFSTFWLMPRLPGFRSANPNIDLRLVASDALGDLAEERIDMAIRYGDGHWPAVNATRLFGGEMFPVAAPALLKGKKLPLSLDDFRAMPLLEYESADPRWLNWEDWSHGLPEKPKLPAARIRFNSYPLLVQAAVAGEGIGLGWRYFVDEFLHDGRLVRPVEEVMVTDFAFHLVEPIGARPRTATTLLRNWLLDRARESAATALP